From Bordetella flabilis, the proteins below share one genomic window:
- a CDS encoding Bug family tripartite tricarboxylate transporter substrate binding protein, which produces MHRHWRALASALLLSLCSATAWAQSWPARPIKLVVPFPPGGASDAAGRIYAQYLTDKLGQTVVVENRAGAGGEIGADHVAKSAPDGYTLLLGALGSHSIHAALGESPYDLSKAFVGVSMAATVPMVVAVNTRVPAKSIEELIALARQKPGQLTFGSAGPGTPQQMAVELFKADTRTNLMHVPYKGSGPSVAALLGGQVDMVFETLPALQGNINGGRIRVLAVTSATRSHSLPDLPTLQEEGVRGYDVTNAYAVLAPAGTPQAVVDKLAGAMREVGAMQEVQQKFRQQGAEAVTTTPTETTRMLQAELKKWTAVVRQADAKEMAKK; this is translated from the coding sequence ATGCATCGTCATTGGCGCGCGCTCGCAAGCGCATTGCTGTTATCCCTGTGCTCGGCCACCGCCTGGGCGCAGTCCTGGCCCGCGCGGCCCATCAAGCTGGTCGTCCCCTTCCCGCCTGGCGGCGCCAGCGACGCGGCGGGCCGAATCTACGCCCAGTACCTCACGGACAAACTGGGCCAGACCGTAGTGGTGGAAAACCGGGCAGGCGCGGGCGGCGAGATCGGCGCCGACCATGTCGCCAAATCGGCCCCCGACGGCTACACCCTGCTGCTGGGCGCCCTGGGCAGCCATTCCATCCACGCCGCCCTGGGCGAGAGCCCGTACGATCTTTCCAAGGCATTCGTGGGGGTCTCCATGGCCGCGACCGTGCCCATGGTGGTGGCGGTCAACACGCGGGTTCCCGCCAAATCCATCGAGGAACTGATCGCGCTGGCGCGGCAGAAGCCCGGCCAGCTCACCTTCGGCTCGGCCGGCCCCGGCACGCCGCAGCAGATGGCGGTGGAACTGTTCAAGGCCGACACCAGGACCAACCTGATGCATGTGCCGTACAAGGGCAGCGGTCCATCGGTGGCCGCGTTGCTGGGCGGCCAGGTCGACATGGTGTTCGAAACACTGCCGGCGCTGCAAGGCAATATCAACGGCGGGCGCATCAGGGTGCTGGCTGTGACCAGCGCCACGCGTTCACACAGCCTGCCGGACCTGCCGACCCTGCAGGAAGAAGGCGTGCGCGGCTACGACGTCACGAACGCCTATGCCGTCCTGGCGCCCGCCGGTACGCCGCAAGCGGTCGTCGATAAACTGGCCGGCGCCATGCGTGAAGTGGGCGCCATGCAGGAGGTGCAGCAGAAATTCCGCCAGCAAGGAGCCGAAGCGGTAACGACGACACCCACCGAGACCACCCGCATGCTGCAGGCCGAACTCAAGAAGTGGACGGCGGTGGTGCGGCAGGCCGACGCGAAGGAGATGGCGAAGAAGTAA
- a CDS encoding LysR family transcriptional regulator: protein MHVKQLETFIRIVETGSFAGAAQAMHTTQSTISARMRELEAGLGVALFDRSGHRATLTPRGRALLARAREMVGLAADIAREIGDTRAAAGVVRIGVAGLVAMTWLPRLMGALRERFPGVAVQLEVALTTPLVDKLGAGELDVSIVTGPVRGAGLECVSLGYDQFVWMAPAALPVPRRALTPVELAQWPILGLSEASHHYPVIDDWFRAGNAAYQPVVSCSNVRVLADLTLAGLGISLLPRRSCQHAVDAGQLRVIETRPALPPVEFVALHKRDLIDPLAAAVAALARETSEFSLTSSPSPSRRPAAPPPSTS, encoded by the coding sequence ATGCACGTCAAGCAACTGGAAACCTTCATAAGGATTGTGGAAACCGGCAGCTTCGCCGGCGCGGCGCAAGCCATGCATACCACCCAGTCCACGATCTCCGCGCGGATGCGGGAACTGGAAGCGGGCCTGGGCGTGGCCCTGTTCGACCGCAGCGGCCATCGCGCCACCTTGACGCCGCGCGGCCGGGCCTTGCTGGCGCGTGCACGCGAGATGGTCGGCCTGGCCGCCGATATCGCCCGGGAGATCGGCGATACGCGCGCGGCCGCGGGGGTAGTACGCATCGGTGTCGCCGGCCTGGTCGCCATGACATGGCTGCCGCGCCTGATGGGCGCGCTGCGCGAGCGTTTTCCCGGCGTCGCGGTACAGCTGGAAGTGGCCTTGACCACGCCGCTGGTGGACAAGCTGGGGGCCGGAGAACTCGATGTGTCCATCGTGACCGGGCCGGTAAGGGGCGCCGGCCTGGAATGCGTGTCGCTGGGCTATGACCAGTTCGTGTGGATGGCGCCGGCGGCGCTGCCGGTGCCCCGGCGCGCCTTGACGCCCGTCGAACTGGCGCAGTGGCCTATCCTCGGCTTGTCGGAAGCCTCGCATCACTATCCCGTCATCGACGATTGGTTCCGCGCGGGGAACGCGGCGTACCAGCCGGTGGTGTCGTGCAGCAACGTGCGGGTGCTGGCAGACCTGACGCTGGCCGGCCTGGGCATCAGCCTGCTGCCGCGACGATCCTGCCAGCACGCCGTGGATGCGGGGCAACTGCGGGTCATCGAAACGCGACCAGCTTTGCCCCCGGTCGAGTTCGTGGCGCTGCACAAGCGCGACCTGATCGATCCGCTGGCCGCCGCGGTCGCAGCGCTGGCCCGGGAGACCAGCGAATTCTCGCTTACTTCTTCGCCATCTCCTTCGCGTCGGCCTGCCGCACCACCGCCGTCCACTTCTTGA
- a CDS encoding TauD/TfdA family dioxygenase, which yields MGAIERILDEHHDRAIQVRDTPFDEPVVWRRDTLAPEDGLERIDGAARKELDELVETLRHNPLPLAMLQVEDFELTACRAMMKRVRATLEHGVGFAIIDRLPMDDYSVDEARAVYWLLAQLVSRPVAQSWDGKVIYDVRDLGKPPGNGVRPDITNAEQNFHTDNSYNLYPPDYVGLLCVRPAMEGGISSIVSFYSVYNEMLARHPELVERLYQPYLFDRQREHAPGDPRLLSHPLFQTRDGRTLCRLSHRHVVTGYTMAGQEMDERGKQALHALESIMMEPRFAREFFFEAGQIQIVDNTRLGHRRTAFVDYPEEDRKRHLVRLWLRNHGRRFYNG from the coding sequence ATGGGCGCCATCGAACGCATCCTAGACGAACATCACGACCGTGCCATACAGGTGCGCGACACGCCTTTCGACGAGCCGGTCGTATGGCGCCGCGACACGCTGGCGCCGGAGGACGGGCTGGAGAGGATCGATGGCGCCGCGCGCAAGGAACTGGACGAACTGGTCGAGACGCTGCGCCACAATCCCCTGCCCCTGGCGATGCTGCAGGTCGAGGATTTCGAGCTGACGGCGTGCCGCGCGATGATGAAGCGCGTGCGCGCCACGCTGGAGCACGGTGTCGGCTTCGCGATCATCGATCGCCTGCCCATGGACGACTACAGCGTCGACGAGGCCCGCGCCGTATATTGGCTGCTGGCGCAGCTGGTATCGCGCCCCGTGGCCCAGAGCTGGGACGGCAAGGTCATCTACGACGTGCGCGACCTGGGCAAGCCGCCCGGTAATGGCGTGCGTCCCGACATCACCAACGCGGAACAGAATTTCCACACCGACAACAGCTACAACCTCTACCCGCCGGACTACGTCGGCCTGCTGTGCGTGCGGCCCGCCATGGAGGGCGGCATCAGCAGCATCGTCAGCTTTTATTCCGTCTACAACGAGATGCTGGCCCGGCACCCGGAACTGGTCGAGCGCCTGTACCAGCCGTATCTGTTCGACCGCCAGCGCGAGCACGCGCCCGGCGACCCGCGCCTCCTCAGCCATCCCCTTTTCCAGACCCGCGATGGCCGTACGCTATGCCGGCTGTCCCACCGGCATGTGGTCACGGGCTACACCATGGCGGGGCAGGAAATGGACGAGCGCGGCAAGCAGGCCCTGCACGCGCTGGAATCCATCATGATGGAACCCCGCTTCGCGCGCGAATTTTTCTTCGAGGCCGGCCAGATCCAGATCGTGGACAACACCCGGCTCGGCCACCGGCGCACGGCCTTCGTCGATTACCCGGAGGAAGACCGCAAACGGCATCTAGTGCGATTGTGGTTGCGCAACCATGGGCGCCGCTTCTACAACGGCTAG
- a CDS encoding IclR family transcriptional regulator: MDKTLLKGLMVLEAVTEVENRPRTIEELASRVGLTRSNTHRTLQTLVHAGYVVKDDESGGYRATVRLFELGARQLAQLDVRKLAQPAMRRLTDGTGETVHLSVLDGMDVVYIDKIDSAQPIRAYSYIGGRAPAYAVATGKALLAHQPDGYIARCAGELQAHTPRTITSMAALEDEMRKVRRLGYAINRGEWRASVGGVAVAIFNSLEQPVAALGISGPLERLSASRMKELAPTVAECAREVSRCMGHHGS, encoded by the coding sequence ATGGACAAAACGTTATTGAAGGGGCTCATGGTCCTGGAGGCGGTGACCGAGGTCGAAAACCGGCCGCGCACCATCGAGGAACTGGCCAGCCGCGTGGGCCTGACGCGCAGCAATACGCATCGCACCTTGCAGACCCTGGTGCATGCGGGCTATGTGGTCAAGGACGACGAAAGCGGCGGCTACCGCGCCACCGTGCGCCTGTTCGAACTGGGCGCGCGCCAACTGGCTCAACTGGACGTGCGCAAACTGGCGCAGCCCGCCATGCGCAGGCTGACCGACGGAACGGGTGAAACCGTGCACCTGTCCGTGCTGGATGGCATGGACGTGGTCTACATCGACAAGATCGACAGCGCCCAGCCGATACGCGCCTATTCGTATATCGGCGGCCGCGCGCCGGCCTACGCCGTCGCCACGGGCAAGGCGCTGCTGGCACATCAACCGGACGGGTATATCGCGCGCTGCGCCGGCGAGCTGCAGGCGCACACGCCCAGGACCATCACGTCGATGGCGGCCCTGGAAGACGAAATGCGCAAGGTGCGGCGCCTGGGCTACGCCATCAACCGCGGCGAATGGCGCGCCAGTGTGGGGGGCGTGGCGGTGGCCATCTTCAACAGCCTGGAGCAGCCCGTCGCCGCCCTGGGGATTTCCGGGCCGCTGGAACGCTTGAGCGCCAGCCGCATGAAGGAGCTGGCGCCGACGGTGGCCGAATGCGCGCGCGAGGTATCGCGCTGCATGGGCCACCACGGCTCGTAA
- a CDS encoding cysteine dioxygenase: MADLSHVSEDLPADQSGPGRLRTFIATATRLAEQGAMEGPALLTAFRALVGHDDWLPQDCTRPHPVHYQQYLLHCDPLERFSLVSFVWGPGQSTPVHDHTVWGYVGMLRGAERSQRYRHAPGGGLVPDGEAVVLAPGQVEILRPEEGDIHQVANVLEDQVSISIHLYGGNIGAVARSVFDPATGQAKRFVSGYSAPTVPNLWDRSAQVRAAPAARGPVL, encoded by the coding sequence ATGGCCGACCTGTCGCACGTATCAGAAGACCTGCCCGCCGATCAGTCCGGGCCAGGGCGGCTCCGTACCTTCATCGCCACGGCGACGCGACTGGCCGAGCAGGGCGCCATGGAAGGGCCAGCGTTGCTGACGGCTTTCCGCGCCCTGGTCGGCCATGACGATTGGCTGCCCCAGGACTGTACCCGGCCCCACCCCGTCCATTACCAGCAGTACCTGCTGCATTGCGATCCGCTGGAGCGGTTCTCCCTGGTGAGCTTCGTGTGGGGCCCAGGGCAGTCCACGCCGGTGCACGACCATACGGTGTGGGGTTATGTCGGTATGCTGCGGGGCGCGGAGCGCAGCCAGCGTTATCGGCACGCGCCCGGCGGCGGCCTGGTGCCGGATGGCGAGGCGGTGGTGCTGGCGCCGGGACAGGTGGAGATCCTGCGGCCGGAGGAGGGCGATATCCATCAGGTGGCCAACGTGCTGGAAGACCAGGTGTCCATCAGCATCCATCTGTACGGCGGCAACATCGGCGCGGTCGCCCGCAGCGTGTTCGATCCGGCGACCGGCCAGGCCAAGCGCTTCGTATCCGGTTATTCGGCGCCGACCGTGCCCAATCTGTGGGACCGCTCGGCGCAGGTCCGGGCGGCGCCGGCCGCGCGCGGTCCGGTCCTTTGA
- a CDS encoding SDR family oxidoreductase, protein MEIQGRIALVTGANRGLGKAIAQALLQAGAAKVYAAARDPGKVDLPGVVPVQLDVTDPASARALAERCGDVDIVVNNAGISVHAPALGSETSDVLRRVLDTNLYGILNVSSAFAPVVGRNGGGAFVNVLSVLSWVALDGLTPYSVSKAGAWALTNGMRQELKSQNTQVTAVHVGYMDTDMAGHVGGPKTSPVDAAAQIVAAIRDAQPELLIDQLSKDVKASLGTPAAAYL, encoded by the coding sequence ATGGAAATCCAAGGACGTATCGCGCTGGTAACGGGCGCAAACCGGGGCCTGGGCAAGGCCATCGCGCAGGCGCTGTTGCAAGCGGGCGCCGCCAAGGTCTATGCGGCGGCGCGCGATCCCGGCAAGGTGGATCTGCCCGGCGTCGTGCCGGTGCAACTGGACGTGACCGACCCCGCCAGCGCGCGGGCCCTGGCCGAGCGCTGCGGCGATGTCGACATCGTGGTCAACAATGCCGGGATCTCCGTGCATGCGCCGGCGCTGGGCAGCGAGACATCGGACGTGCTGCGCCGCGTGCTGGATACGAACCTGTACGGCATCCTGAACGTCAGCAGTGCGTTTGCGCCGGTCGTGGGCCGCAACGGCGGCGGCGCCTTCGTCAACGTGCTGTCGGTACTGAGCTGGGTAGCGCTCGATGGATTGACGCCCTATAGCGTGTCCAAGGCGGGCGCGTGGGCCCTGACGAATGGCATGCGCCAGGAGCTCAAGTCCCAGAATACGCAGGTCACCGCGGTACATGTCGGCTACATGGATACGGACATGGCCGGCCACGTCGGAGGACCCAAGACCTCCCCCGTGGATGCCGCCGCCCAGATCGTCGCCGCCATTCGAGATGCGCAGCCCGAATTGCTGATCGACCAGCTCAGCAAGGACGTGAAGGCTTCGCTGGGCACGCCGGCCGCTGCCTATCTGTGA
- a CDS encoding TetR/AcrR family transcriptional regulator, with translation MRKSREEAARTRERIIEAAGQEFRRNGIAATGLAGLMASAGLTHGGFYKHFGSKEELVREACVRSMNGVLDALVERIEQEPPPARLRALLSAYLSTAHRDDPGRGCGLAALSEELARGDDTTRAETTDYFRRLVNTIAGYLPDPGHPDANAKAQSIAAAMVGAMSVARALNDPALSAQLLESSRQTLLQLAGAA, from the coding sequence ATGCGCAAATCGAGAGAGGAAGCGGCCCGTACCCGCGAACGGATCATCGAGGCCGCGGGCCAGGAGTTCCGCCGCAATGGCATTGCGGCAACGGGACTGGCCGGACTGATGGCCAGTGCCGGCCTGACGCATGGCGGTTTCTATAAGCACTTCGGATCCAAGGAGGAACTGGTGCGCGAGGCCTGCGTGCGTTCGATGAACGGCGTGCTGGACGCCCTGGTCGAACGGATTGAACAGGAGCCTCCGCCGGCGCGGCTGCGGGCGCTGCTGTCCGCCTACTTGTCGACCGCGCACCGGGACGATCCCGGCCGCGGCTGCGGCCTGGCCGCACTGAGCGAGGAATTGGCGCGCGGCGACGACACGACGCGTGCCGAGACGACCGATTATTTCCGGCGCCTGGTGAACACCATCGCCGGCTACCTGCCGGATCCTGGACATCCGGACGCGAACGCGAAGGCGCAGAGCATCGCCGCCGCCATGGTCGGGGCGATGAGCGTCGCACGCGCCTTGAATGATCCCGCGCTGTCCGCACAGCTGCTGGAAAGCAGCAGGCAGACACTGCTGCAGCTTGCGGGCGCCGCGTAG